A window of uncultured Gellertiella sp. genomic DNA:
ATGCACTGCATCCATTCCGCCTACATGCTGCAATGCCTGGTCGCCTCGTCGCGACAGCATCCGGTGCCCGATCCCGCCGCCTTCCTCGCCTATGCCACCAGCGGCGGCGCGAGCCTGCTCGGCCGGGCGGATCTCGGACGCCTTGCGCCCGGCATGGCCGCCGACCTCTTTGCCATCGATACCCGCCGGATGGATTATGTCGGCACCCGGCACGATCCCCTGAGCCTGATCGCCAAGCTGGGGATTGGCATGCCGACGGATTTGACGATGATCAATGGCCGGATCGTCTGGGCCCGGGGAGAATTTCCGGGTCTCGACGAGGCCCGGCTTGCCGCCGAAGCCGAAGCCGCATTTTCCACCATCGCCCCCTAACGCCAACACAGGAAGCTTCCCATGCGCACCACCATCAGCCGCAGAAATCTCATGAAGAGCGTCGCGCTCACCGGTCTTGCCTCCGCCATCGGGGCCCGCGTCTCGCTGGCGGCAGATGAACCGCTGGGCATCACGCTGGTGCTGCCCTCGCCGCTCGGCGATGTCGGCTGGGGCCATGCGCTTGCCGCAGCACTCGATCCGATCAAGGCCGCCTATGGCGACAAGGTCAAGGTGACGGTGCTCGAAAACATCGCCGAAGGCCCGGATGCCGACCGGATCATGAACAAGACCGTGGCAGACGGAAACAAGTTCCTGATCGCCGGATCCTTCGGCTACCAGAATGGCGCCTTGCAGATTGCCAAGCGCAATCCCGATGTGACGGTGCTGCATGCCTCCGGCTATGAGGTCGCGCCGAACTTTTCGCCCTTTGCCGCAAAATATTTCCAGGGGACCTATCTGATGGGCATGGCGGCTGCAGCGCTGTCGAAGACCGGCAAGCTCGGCTCGGTCTCGGCCTTCGCCATCCCCGAACTCATCACCTCGATCAATGCCTTCACGCTCGGCGCGCAGGCGGTCAACCCCAATGTCGAAGTCTCGGTCGTCTGGGTCAATTCCTGGTTCGACCCGGCCAAGGAACAGGAAGCCGCCAAGGCGCTGATCGCGCAGAAATGCGACGTGATCTTCTCCAATGCGCAGGATACGCCCTCGGTGATCTCGGCTTGCGAGGCGGCAGGCGTCTATGCCTTCAACCTCAATTCCTCGATGAAGACCTATGCGCCGAAAACCTATCTTGGCTGTGTCGCCACCGACTGGTCACCCTTCTTCAAGGCCTCCGTCGATGCCCATGTCGCGGGCACGTTCAAGGGGGCGAATGCCTTCCTCGGCGTTGCCGACAAGGTGGTCGAGGTGGTCGACTGGAGCGCCGACGTGCCTGCCGACACGATGGCCAGGATCAAGGACGCCGAGGCAAAGATTGCCAGCGGGGCCCTGTCACCCTTTGCCGGTCCGCTGACCAAGGCCGATGGCAGCGAGGGCGTTGCCAAGGGCGTGACCATGACCGATGCCGAAATCGTTGCGATGGACTGGCACGTCAAGGGCGTCACCACGCCGCTACCGAAGTAAGCCATGACCGCTCCTCTTCTGTCGCTGCGCGGGATTACCAAAAGCTACGGCCAGACCCTTGCCAATTCCGGCGTCGATCTGGACGTGGCGCCGCGCAGCATTCACGCCATTCTCGGTGAAAACGGCGCCGGCAAGTCGACACTGATGAAACTCATCTATGGTGTCGAAGCGCCGGATGACGGTGAGGTGATCTGGGAAGGGGAGAAGGTCGACCTTGCCTCGCCCGCCGAGGCGCGGCGGCGCGGCATTGGCATGGTCTTCCAGCATTTCTCGCTGTTTGAGACCCTGACGGTGGTCGAAAACATCTCGCTGGTGGTGCCGGGCCGAAAACCGGCCCTGATTGCCCGCATCAAGGCACTTGGCCGGGATTTCGGCCTTGAGGTCGATCCGCTTGCCCATGTCCACCAATTGTCGGTGGGGGAGCGGCAGCGGGTGGAAATCATCCGCAGCCTGCTCACCGATCCCCGGCTGCTGATCCTTGATGAACCCACTTCCGTGCTGCCGCCGCAATCGGTCGAGCGGCTGTTCGATACCTTGCGGCGGCTGCGCGACAGCGGTGTGTCGATCCTGTTCATCTCCCACAAGCTTGAGGAAATCCGGGCGATCTGCGACCACGCCACCATTCTGCGGGCAGGCAGGGTGACCGGCAATGTCGATCCGCGGGACCACGACGCCCATGATCTCGCCCGGATGATGATCGGTCGTGACATGCCGGAACCGGTCCCCGCCGTCGTCATGCCCGAGGGCGAGCGGCGACTGGAGGTGAAATCCCTCTCCCATGTGCCGGGATCGCCCTTTGCCATGCCGCTCCGCGATGTCTCGCTGTCGGTTCGCTCGGGGGAAATCCTCGGCATTGCCGGGATATCAGGCAATGGCCAGAGCGAGCTTTCCGAGCTGATCTCCGGCGAAATCCGGCTTTCCCGGGCCGAACGGGACAACATCCGGATGATGGGCCATGCGGTGGGCGACCTCGACCCGGCAGCGCGCCGCAAGCTCGGCTTTGCCTTCGTCCCGGAGGACAGGCTGGGGCGCGGCGCGGTTCCCGAATTGTCGCTGGCCCGCAACACGTTGCTCACCGCCCACCGTTTCGGCCTCGTCAGGCACGGACTGGTCGACCAGGCGGGCGCAACCGGTTTTGCCGAGACCTGCATCCGCGATTTTGATGTCAGGACATCAGGACCGCAGGCCGAAGCGGGTGCGCTTTCGGGCGGCAATCTGCAGAAATTCATCGTCGGGCGGGAAATCATGCTGGCCCCGAAACTGCTGTTCGTCGCCCAGCCGACCTGGGGCGTCGACATCGGTGCGGCCTCGGCCATCCGCCAGCGGCTGATCAACCTGCGCAACGCGGGCATTGCCATTCTCGTCATCTCGGAGGAAATCGAAGAATTGTTCGAGCTTTGCGATCATATCCAGGTGATCCACAAGGGCCGCCTGTCGCCGCCGCTTGTCAAGCGGGAGACGAGGCCGGAGGAGATCGGCCGCTACATGATCGGTGCCGGGAATGCCAAACAGGGAGTGACCGCATGAGCGCCGTCCACGCCCTGCCGCGTCTGATCCGCCGCGAAAAGTCCTCGCTGGCAATGGCCTTTCTCGCCCCCGTCATCGCGCTGGTGACCGCGACGGTGCTGAACCTCGTTCTCTACCTGCTGATGGGCAAGGACCCGGCAAGCGTCTTCTATGCGATGCTGCTCGATCCCTTCCTGTCCTGGTCGTCCTTTTCCGAAGTGCTGCTGAAAACCGGGCCGCTGCTGCTGATCGCGCAGGGGCTTGCCATCGGCTTCCGGGCAAGGGTGTTCAATATCGGTGCCGAAGGCCAGTTCATCCTCGGGGCGGTCTTCGCCTCGGCGATCCCTGTCTGGTTTCCAGGTGCCGAAGGCATGTGGATCTGGCCGCTGATGCTGCTGCTCGGCGCGCTCGGGGGTGCGCTCTGGGCCTCGATCACCGCCTTCTGGCGGGTCCGGCTCAATGCCAATGAAATCCTGGTGTCGCTGATGATGAGCCTTGTTGCCACCCAGGTGCTGAATTACCTGCTGCTCGGGCCATGGAAAGACCCGCATGGCTTCAATTTCCCGCAATCGGTGATGTTCCAGTATGATGCGCTGGTGCCGCTCCTGATCCCGGGAACGAGGGTCAATGTCTCCCTGCTTCTGGCCGTGCTTGCCTCGGTCATCGCCTGGGTCTTCATGCAGAAGAGCTTTCGCGGCTATCAGCTGCTGGTTGGCGGACTTGCGCCGCGCGCTGCGCGCTATGCCGGGTTTTCCGAAGCCAGTGCCATCTGGCTGGCGCTGCTGATCAGCGGGTTTGTCGCAGGTCTTGCCGGGGCTGCCGAAGTGGCGGGGCCGGTCGGCCAGCTGCAGCGGTCGATTTCGACCGGCTATGGCTATGCCGCGATCATCGTTGCCTATCTCGGTGGGCTGCATCCGCTCGGCATCATCATCGCCTCGCTGCTGATGGCCGCGCTTTATATCGGCGGCGATACAGCCATGGTTTCGGCCAATCTGCCGATTGCCGCTGTCTGGGTGTTTCAGGGCAGCCTGCTGCTGTCCTATCTGGTTGCCCAGACCTTCGTGCGCTACCGTCTCGACTGGGGCCACTCCACACGCAGGGTTCCCTCATGAATGCCATTGCCTTCATCTTCGCCGGCATGCTGGCCGCCGCCACGCCCTTTCTGCTGGCAGCACTCGGCGAACTCGTCGTCGAGCGCTCCGGCGTTCTCAATCTCGGGATCGAGGGCATCATGGCGCTGGGGGCGGTCATTGCCTTCATCATCGTCCATGCGGGCGGCAGCCATGGCCTCGGCTTTGCCGCAGCCGGCCTTGGCGGCGTGGCGCTGTCGCTGATCTTTGCCTTTGTGACGCTGGGCTTCCGGGCAAACCAGGTGGCAACAGGCCTTGCCATCGGCATTCTCGGCGAGGGCCTCTCCGCCCTGTTCGGCAAGACCCATGAAAGCCAGACCATCACCGGCCTGCCGACCCTGGCGCTGCCCTACCTCTCCGATCTACCCGTCGCGGGTGGCCTCTTTCGCCAGGACCTCGTCGTCTGGCTGTCGCTGCTGGCAACCGTGGCGATCTGGTATGTCTTTCGCCATTCGAAAATCGGACTGCTGCTGCGCGCCGTCGGTGAAAACCCGAAGGCCGCCCATGCCATCGGCTATCCCGTGATCCTGATCCGGCTTGCAGCCATTGCCTTTGGCGGCATGATGGCGGGCTTTGCCGGAGCCTATGCCTCGACGGTCTATACGCCGCTCTGGGCCGACGGGATGATTGCCGGACGCGGCTGGATCGCCATTGCGCTGGTGGTGTTCGGCACCTGGATGACGGGCCGGATCTTTCTCGGTGCCTGCCTGTTCGGGGCGGTCTCGCTGATGGGGCTTGCCGCCCAGACCACCGGGCTCAACGTCCCCTCGCAATTGCTGGCTAGCCTGCCCTATCTCGTCACCATCATCGTGCTCGGCATCATCTCCTCGAACCGCCGCCTCCTGACCCTGAACGGCATCGCCTCGCTTGGCGAACCCTTCGAACACTGATCCCGCCCGGGAGAATGGCAGCGATCCCGAACTGATGATTGCATCCCTTCCGTGAAGGGCGCATGATCAGGCTGCGGTCGGTCGCTTCGCCGATGCTGTTGTTCGGGCTGACATTCTGGCCCCTGATGAAAGGAGGGCCTGATGTCTTCCGATTTTTATGCCAAGTGCATGTCCCGCAATCTTGTCCGCATTTCCGGTGCCGCCTATCGTGATGCCCAGATCTCGCCCGCAGAGGCGGTGCCCGGCAACTCCGGCTTGGCGAAGCCGTACCCCGAGCGGGTGCTGCGGGACTATGTCGGCCTGTCGCCGGTTCTTGCGGCTGGGGGCACAAAGGGCGCGTTCCGCGTCACGCCGCTAGAAATCCACTGGATGGGCAGTTGATCCCGCCGGATTCGCCCGGCTAGAGTTTGTCAGGGAAAAGTGGAATCCGGTTTTCCCGAAAAGACAAACGAAAACAAATTTGCTTGGAGTCTGTCAGGTTCTATCTGAACCTGACAGACTCTAATGCCAGCGCCTCACCGCATTCGACCCCAATTTTTCATCTCAACATTCAAAGGATATCGATCATGGCCAAGGGACAGGTAAGAAGCGGCAAGGAAATCCGCAAACCGAAGAAGGACAAGACCGCGGCAGCCGCCGCGCCCGCCGCCCTGCTGGGCTCGCAGGTCAAGAATGCGACGAGCACCACCGCCACGGGCAAGAAGGCCAAGTAGGTCCGGATTTGCGCCCCGCGACATAGGGATCAGGCCGGCACGACGGGCCTGATCCCGTTCCAGCGCTTCACGCGCTAAGGTTGACTTTTGTCAATTTTTTCGCGCAATGATCTCGCCGAGCACCCGGTCAAACCGGGCGATTTCCTCCACCTTGTTGTAATGTACCAGCGACACCCGGAGCGCGCCGGTTTCCATGGCAAGGCCAAGCCGCTGCATCAGGCGCGGCGCGAACATGTGGCCATCGCGCAGGCCGATCCCCGCCTTGCCCATTTCGGCGGCGATATGCTGCGGCGTCAGACCGGGAATGTTGAAGCAGATCGTCGGCACACGCCGGGCAAGACGCGCCTCATCCGAAATGCCGTAGATCGTCGCGCCATGCTTTCTCAGCACCGCGATCATCCCGCGCGACAGGGTCAGTTCATAATCGCGGATTGCGCCCATGGCGGCGGCAAGGGCCGCGCGGCGGGAATGGCCGTTGCCGGTGAGAAACCGCCGACCGAGCGCTTCGAGATAGTGGATCGCCGCATTCATGCCCGCGACATTCTCATAGGTGAAGGTACCGACCTCGATCTTGTAGGGCGGCACATCGGGGATGAAATCTTCCTTGAAGGTCGGCAACCGGCACAGCGCCTCGTAGCGCCCCCAGAGAAAACCCATATGCGGCGAGAAATTCTTGTAGCCGGAACAGACGAGATAATCGCAATTCCACGCCTGCACGTCGATCAACCCGTGCGGTCCGTAGTGAACGCTGTCGAGAAACACTTCCGCGCCCGCCGCATGCGCCAGCCTGCCGACTTCGGCGACATCGACGATGGTGCCGATCGAGTGGGCGGTGACGGTGCAGGCAACCAGCCGGGTGCGGTCATTCAACAGCGGCTGGAGATCCTGCGCATGCAGCATCCCGTCTTCCCGCATGTGCCACCAGACGATCTTTGCGCCCGCTTCCTCGAGCGCCATCCAGGTGGCGATATTGGCATCGTGATCCATGTCGGTAACAATGATCTCGTTGCGCGCCTGAAGCATCCAGGCAATGCCGAGGCTGACCAGCCGGATGAAGGAGGTGGCATTCATGCCGAAGGAGACTTCCTCCGGACGGTAGGCATTGACCAGCAGCGCGACCGTCTCGCGGGCTTCGGCAAGATTGCGGTCGACGCCCTGGCTGTGCCGGTATTTCGCCATGCGCTGCACGTTGAAATCGACGAGATGGGTGGCGACCGCATCGACCACCGCCTGCGGCACCTGCGCACCCCCGGCATTGTCGAGAAAGATGAAATCCCCCGCCTTGACCAGCGCCGGAAACAGCGCACGGAGGTCGTCGACCGGGAAATCCCTGCCGTCAGCCGACGATGGGGAGGTCAATGTCTGGCTCATGCGCGCTCCTGCCGTCGTCCACGATCATCAGGCCTGCCGTACCCGGAGGGGGCCGACAATCCAGCCATTAGCGCACAGGATATTTGAATGTTCAACCATTATTCGGCAGAGGGAGATGCCGAACCGGCACCGGGCCGCCATGCCGACAAAAACACCCCTCCCCGCCTTGGGAGGCTTCGGGGAGGGGCGCTTGCTGGGGTCAGGTCTCAATCGTAGAGAACGGCAGCGACCTTGGGGTCGGTTATGTTGGTCTTGTCATACCAGTAGTAGCCGGTATCGATGCGC
This region includes:
- a CDS encoding BMP family ABC transporter substrate-binding protein; this encodes MRTTISRRNLMKSVALTGLASAIGARVSLAADEPLGITLVLPSPLGDVGWGHALAAALDPIKAAYGDKVKVTVLENIAEGPDADRIMNKTVADGNKFLIAGSFGYQNGALQIAKRNPDVTVLHASGYEVAPNFSPFAAKYFQGTYLMGMAAAALSKTGKLGSVSAFAIPELITSINAFTLGAQAVNPNVEVSVVWVNSWFDPAKEQEAAKALIAQKCDVIFSNAQDTPSVISACEAAGVYAFNLNSSMKTYAPKTYLGCVATDWSPFFKASVDAHVAGTFKGANAFLGVADKVVEVVDWSADVPADTMARIKDAEAKIASGALSPFAGPLTKADGSEGVAKGVTMTDAEIVAMDWHVKGVTTPLPK
- a CDS encoding ABC transporter permease encodes the protein MSAVHALPRLIRREKSSLAMAFLAPVIALVTATVLNLVLYLLMGKDPASVFYAMLLDPFLSWSSFSEVLLKTGPLLLIAQGLAIGFRARVFNIGAEGQFILGAVFASAIPVWFPGAEGMWIWPLMLLLGALGGALWASITAFWRVRLNANEILVSLMMSLVATQVLNYLLLGPWKDPHGFNFPQSVMFQYDALVPLLIPGTRVNVSLLLAVLASVIAWVFMQKSFRGYQLLVGGLAPRAARYAGFSEASAIWLALLISGFVAGLAGAAEVAGPVGQLQRSISTGYGYAAIIVAYLGGLHPLGIIIASLLMAALYIGGDTAMVSANLPIAAVWVFQGSLLLSYLVAQTFVRYRLDWGHSTRRVPS
- a CDS encoding cysteine desulfurase-like protein; the protein is MSQTLTSPSSADGRDFPVDDLRALFPALVKAGDFIFLDNAGGAQVPQAVVDAVATHLVDFNVQRMAKYRHSQGVDRNLAEARETVALLVNAYRPEEVSFGMNATSFIRLVSLGIAWMLQARNEIIVTDMDHDANIATWMALEEAGAKIVWWHMREDGMLHAQDLQPLLNDRTRLVACTVTAHSIGTIVDVAEVGRLAHAAGAEVFLDSVHYGPHGLIDVQAWNCDYLVCSGYKNFSPHMGFLWGRYEALCRLPTFKEDFIPDVPPYKIEVGTFTYENVAGMNAAIHYLEALGRRFLTGNGHSRRAALAAAMGAIRDYELTLSRGMIAVLRKHGATIYGISDEARLARRVPTICFNIPGLTPQHIAAEMGKAGIGLRDGHMFAPRLMQRLGLAMETGALRVSLVHYNKVEEIARFDRVLGEIIARKN
- a CDS encoding ABC transporter ATP-binding protein; protein product: MTAPLLSLRGITKSYGQTLANSGVDLDVAPRSIHAILGENGAGKSTLMKLIYGVEAPDDGEVIWEGEKVDLASPAEARRRGIGMVFQHFSLFETLTVVENISLVVPGRKPALIARIKALGRDFGLEVDPLAHVHQLSVGERQRVEIIRSLLTDPRLLILDEPTSVLPPQSVERLFDTLRRLRDSGVSILFISHKLEEIRAICDHATILRAGRVTGNVDPRDHDAHDLARMMIGRDMPEPVPAVVMPEGERRLEVKSLSHVPGSPFAMPLRDVSLSVRSGEILGIAGISGNGQSELSELISGEIRLSRAERDNIRMMGHAVGDLDPAARRKLGFAFVPEDRLGRGAVPELSLARNTLLTAHRFGLVRHGLVDQAGATGFAETCIRDFDVRTSGPQAEAGALSGGNLQKFIVGREIMLAPKLLFVAQPTWGVDIGAASAIRQRLINLRNAGIAILVISEEIEELFELCDHIQVIHKGRLSPPLVKRETRPEEIGRYMIGAGNAKQGVTA
- a CDS encoding ABC transporter permease, which encodes MNAIAFIFAGMLAAATPFLLAALGELVVERSGVLNLGIEGIMALGAVIAFIIVHAGGSHGLGFAAAGLGGVALSLIFAFVTLGFRANQVATGLAIGILGEGLSALFGKTHESQTITGLPTLALPYLSDLPVAGGLFRQDLVVWLSLLATVAIWYVFRHSKIGLLLRAVGENPKAAHAIGYPVILIRLAAIAFGGMMAGFAGAYASTVYTPLWADGMIAGRGWIAIALVVFGTWMTGRIFLGACLFGAVSLMGLAAQTTGLNVPSQLLASLPYLVTIIVLGIISSNRRLLTLNGIASLGEPFEH